A window of the Desulforapulum autotrophicum HRM2 genome harbors these coding sequences:
- a CDS encoding universal stress protein, producing the protein MKKKLLVLVDGSERSIHTVKYVKDFMPIDDSTQIVLFHVFDSSPEWYQEAYQEVCQEVHKEVYQGLENRPAGDKMEDALSRWESVEQKKILTHLKKAKQILVRGGFQEHQVEIKFHHLEKGVAQDIIKEAKDGYTAVILRRRGMGKFKSIILGSVAVKLLQTLTFIPIIIVGQTPAVKKVLLAVDTSPCSMKAVDLIAQWLGGHGHGAVIFHAVLGLGAINFECPGTDLPVDLPSESDTSRVAMEANCINSFKSKIMGLFQNIRKILERSGFKPENISEKIATGVHSRSQAIIEQAEKSGCGTIVVGRRGLSRVEAFFIGRVGHKVVYGATHYTVWVV; encoded by the coding sequence ATGAAAAAAAAATTACTTGTGCTGGTTGACGGCTCTGAACGGTCCATTCACACGGTCAAATATGTCAAGGATTTCATGCCCATTGATGACTCGACACAGATCGTTTTGTTCCATGTGTTTGACAGCAGTCCTGAATGGTACCAGGAGGCGTATCAGGAAGTGTGCCAGGAAGTGCACAAGGAAGTGTACCAGGGGCTGGAGAATCGTCCGGCCGGTGATAAAATGGAAGATGCCTTGAGCCGCTGGGAGTCGGTGGAGCAAAAAAAAATCCTGACCCATCTGAAAAAGGCGAAACAGATCCTGGTCCGGGGCGGGTTCCAGGAACACCAGGTTGAAATCAAATTTCACCATTTGGAAAAAGGGGTGGCCCAGGACATCATCAAGGAGGCAAAAGACGGCTATACTGCCGTGATCCTGAGACGACGGGGTATGGGCAAGTTCAAAAGCATCATCCTTGGCAGTGTTGCCGTGAAGCTTCTGCAGACGTTGACCTTTATCCCCATCATCATCGTGGGACAGACTCCTGCTGTGAAGAAAGTTCTGCTGGCCGTGGATACCTCCCCCTGCTCCATGAAAGCAGTTGATCTCATTGCCCAATGGCTTGGAGGCCATGGCCATGGAGCGGTTATTTTCCATGCCGTCCTGGGCCTTGGGGCGATCAATTTTGAATGTCCGGGAACGGATTTGCCAGTGGACCTGCCCAGCGAGTCCGACACCTCCCGGGTCGCCATGGAAGCCAACTGCATTAACAGCTTTAAATCAAAGATAATGGGGCTGTTCCAGAACATAAGAAAGATCCTTGAGCGATCCGGGTTTAAACCTGAAAATATTTCTGAAAAAATAGCCACGGGCGTACACAGCCGGTCCCAGGCCATTATTGAGCAGGCCGAAAAGAGCGGGTGCGGCACCATTGTTGTCGGGCGACGGGGGCTTTCAAGGGTGGAGGCCTTTTTCATCGGCCGGGTCGGTCACAAGGTGGTTTACGGGGCAACCCATTATACTGTCTGGGTGGTATAG
- a CDS encoding efflux transporter outer membrane subunit, whose product MKSVNFTLRPMAFRCLTVLALIILLGGCSLAPRYTRPPAPVPGQWPQGAAYKSGDVPALPQDVQSLAWQAFFTDPRLQQVIETALENNRDLRLAALNLERVRGVYGIQRAEFYPVVDFSGSASKLGRSRDLITTSYPRTIEQYTVDFGIAAWEIDFFGRLKSLKDQALEEYLATDQARSSAQIALMAEVARTYFTLAADQENLALARATLENQQASFDLIQKSYNAGLVTEIDLHQAQTQVDAAKRDVPRFTQLVAQDKNALTLLAGGEVPEALLPAGLDGIAALEPLSPGLSSAVLLNRPDIVAAEHRLKGANAFIGAARATLFPRISLTGALGTASDDLAGLFKSDSSTWNFTPQISVPIFDARAWAALGVSKTDRRIILTQYERAIQTAFREVADALAVQGTIDDQLAAQKSLVNSVAATYDLSGKRYNMGLDSYLGVLDAHRSLYTQQQVLISLRLTRLASQVTLYAVLGGGGNPPMAGGDL is encoded by the coding sequence ATGAAATCCGTCAACTTCACATTGCGGCCCATGGCCTTTAGATGTCTGACTGTGCTGGCCCTTATCATCCTTTTGGGCGGATGTTCCCTTGCCCCCCGGTATACCCGGCCCCCGGCCCCGGTCCCGGGTCAATGGCCCCAGGGAGCCGCCTATAAAAGCGGCGATGTCCCAGCCTTGCCCCAGGACGTTCAGTCCCTGGCCTGGCAGGCATTCTTCACGGACCCACGGCTTCAACAGGTGATTGAAACTGCCCTTGAAAACAACCGGGATCTTCGCCTTGCGGCGTTGAACCTGGAACGGGTGCGGGGGGTGTACGGCATCCAGCGGGCCGAGTTTTATCCGGTTGTTGATTTTTCAGGATCGGCCAGTAAACTGGGTAGATCCAGGGATCTCATTACCACGTCCTATCCCCGGACCATTGAACAATACACCGTGGACTTTGGCATTGCCGCCTGGGAGATTGATTTTTTTGGTCGCCTGAAAAGCCTCAAGGATCAGGCCCTGGAAGAATATCTGGCCACGGACCAGGCCCGTTCCAGCGCCCAGATTGCCCTCATGGCCGAGGTGGCCAGGACCTATTTCACCCTTGCTGCAGACCAGGAAAACCTTGCCCTTGCCAGGGCCACCCTGGAAAACCAGCAGGCATCATTTGATCTCATCCAGAAGAGCTATAATGCAGGGCTTGTAACCGAAATTGATCTGCACCAGGCCCAGACCCAGGTGGATGCGGCAAAACGAGATGTCCCCCGGTTTACCCAGCTTGTGGCCCAGGATAAAAATGCCCTGACACTGCTGGCCGGTGGCGAGGTGCCAGAGGCGCTGCTGCCGGCAGGCCTTGATGGTATCGCTGCCCTTGAACCCCTGTCCCCGGGGCTGTCTTCGGCCGTGCTGTTGAACCGGCCGGACATTGTTGCTGCGGAACATCGGCTCAAGGGCGCCAATGCCTTTATCGGTGCGGCCCGGGCCACACTTTTTCCCCGCATCTCCCTGACCGGTGCCCTTGGAACGGCAAGCGATGATCTCGCAGGTCTGTTTAAATCAGATTCAAGCACCTGGAACTTCACGCCCCAGATTTCAGTGCCGATTTTTGACGCCAGGGCCTGGGCTGCCCTGGGGGTCAGCAAGACCGATCGCAGGATCATCCTGACCCAGTATGAACGAGCCATACAGACGGCCTTCAGGGAGGTGGCCGATGCCCTTGCCGTCCAGGGCACCATTGACGATCAACTTGCCGCGCAGAAATCCCTTGTGAATTCCGTGGCAGCAACCTATGATCTCTCAGGAAAACGGTATAACATGGGACTCGACAGTTATCTCGGGGTGCTGGATGCCCACCGATCCCTTTATACCCAGCAGCAGGTGCTTATCTCCCTGCGCCTCACAAGGCTTGCCAGTCAGGTGACGCTCTATGCTGTACTTGGCGGCGGCGGCAACCCACCCATGGCCGGTGGTGATCTGTAA